One stretch of Nocardioides perillae DNA includes these proteins:
- a CDS encoding zinc-dependent alcohol dehydrogenase family protein — MRATTIHAPRDIRVSEVDDPRVELPTDAVVKVVAGCICGSDLWPYRGENDVVPGSTIGHECVGVVEEVGDEVRSFRPGDFVVVPFDHCDGTCPHCLAGAHSACVNLGMTTSGQAEYARVTQADGSLVATDGMPDESMIPSLLALADVMPTGWHAAVAAGVREGGTVVVVGDGAVGLCGVLAAATMGAEKVVAMSRHEPRQAIARAFGATHVVAERGKEGAAAVKEITQGVGADAVLECVGTDQAMGTAFAVARPGSTVGFVGVPHGVELPVRRMFQKNVGLAGGMAPVRRYLPELLELVTSGRIDPGRVFDSTVALDDVAEGYRQMDQREAIKVLVRP; from the coding sequence ATGCGCGCCACCACCATCCACGCCCCCCGCGACATCCGCGTCTCCGAGGTCGACGACCCCCGCGTCGAGCTGCCCACCGACGCCGTGGTCAAGGTCGTCGCCGGCTGCATCTGCGGCTCCGACCTGTGGCCCTACCGCGGCGAGAACGACGTCGTGCCCGGGTCGACCATCGGCCACGAGTGCGTCGGCGTCGTGGAGGAGGTCGGCGACGAGGTGCGCTCCTTCCGGCCCGGAGACTTCGTCGTCGTGCCCTTCGACCACTGCGACGGCACCTGCCCCCACTGCCTGGCGGGCGCGCACTCGGCGTGCGTCAACCTCGGCATGACGACGAGCGGCCAGGCGGAGTACGCCCGCGTCACGCAGGCCGACGGCAGCCTGGTCGCGACCGACGGCATGCCCGACGAGTCGATGATCCCCTCGCTGCTGGCGCTCGCGGACGTCATGCCGACCGGCTGGCACGCCGCCGTCGCCGCTGGCGTGCGCGAGGGCGGCACGGTCGTGGTCGTGGGCGACGGGGCGGTCGGCCTGTGCGGCGTGCTCGCCGCGGCCACCATGGGTGCCGAGAAGGTCGTCGCGATGTCGCGCCACGAGCCGCGCCAGGCCATCGCCCGCGCCTTCGGTGCCACCCACGTCGTCGCCGAGCGCGGCAAGGAGGGGGCCGCGGCGGTCAAGGAGATCACCCAGGGGGTCGGCGCCGACGCGGTGCTCGAGTGCGTCGGCACCGACCAGGCGATGGGCACCGCCTTCGCGGTGGCCCGGCCGGGCTCGACCGTCGGCTTCGTCGGGGTGCCGCACGGCGTCGAGCTGCCGGTGCGCCGGATGTTCCAGAAGAACGTCGGACTCGCCGGCGGGATGGCCCCCGTGCGCCGCTACCTGCCCGAGCTCCTCGAGCTCGTCACCTCCGGTCGCATCGACCCGGGCCGGGTCTTCGACTCGACCGTCGCGCTCGACGACGTCGCGGAGGGCTACCGCCAGATGGACCAGCGCGAGGCGATCAAGGTCCTGGTCCGGCCCTGA
- a CDS encoding alkaline phosphatase D family protein: protein MEQPQLVVGPLVRHVDQESASVWVEVDRAARVTVRAGDHVGERGTFAVHDHHYALVDVTGLPRGTRTAYVVEVDGTQVWPPTDPEVLGGLPDLPAPTLPTLDHDRPLRLAFGSCRTSVSHDAEGNRTHGVDALRAYALRMAGVTHAGDDDPDAGRAVDDVWPNLLLFLGDQVYADETTAEMRAFLESRRDLSEPPWTELADYQEYAELYRIAWTDPANRWLLSTVPTLMVFDDHDVRDDWNTSQSWKEQMEATSWWHDRIVAGLGSYWVHQHLGNLSPAERAEDALWRRVLDHEEALRDGSAAGELDLTDAVDALAERADADPTSYRWSFARDLGSQARLVVVDSRAARVLDPEHRSMLDDAEMSWLDAQLRGDVEHLLVGTSLPFLLAPGLHHVEAFGEALAQGAWGERAGRVGETLRQAVDLEHWAAFQDGFRAVADMVLEVATGRRGRAPRTVTFLSGDVHHSYVSEAVARDHETAERQHSRIVQAVCSPIRNPLPRRMRFATAALSYGLAGPIGHVVARSAKVPVAGLRWGMVRGPWFDNNLASLEVTDDGLRLWWARGAVVDDDHDRPRLTCVAEVPLVDEDGTGDSLRGLRRRFAAGGSLLRRGRREREG from the coding sequence GTGGAGCAGCCGCAGCTGGTGGTCGGCCCCTTGGTCCGCCACGTCGACCAGGAGAGCGCGAGCGTCTGGGTGGAGGTCGACCGCGCGGCGCGCGTGACGGTGCGGGCCGGCGACCACGTGGGCGAGCGGGGCACCTTCGCGGTGCACGACCACCACTACGCCCTCGTCGACGTCACCGGGCTGCCGCGCGGCACCCGCACCGCCTACGTCGTGGAGGTCGACGGCACGCAGGTGTGGCCGCCTACCGACCCCGAGGTGCTCGGCGGGCTGCCGGACCTGCCCGCCCCGACGCTGCCCACGCTCGACCACGACCGGCCGCTGCGCCTCGCCTTCGGCTCGTGCCGCACGAGCGTCTCGCACGACGCCGAGGGCAACCGCACCCACGGCGTCGACGCGCTGCGCGCCTACGCCCTGCGGATGGCGGGGGTCACCCACGCCGGCGACGACGACCCCGACGCCGGACGAGCCGTCGACGACGTGTGGCCGAACCTGCTGCTCTTCCTCGGCGACCAGGTCTACGCCGACGAGACGACCGCGGAGATGCGTGCCTTCCTCGAGTCGCGCCGCGACCTCTCCGAGCCGCCGTGGACCGAGCTCGCCGACTACCAGGAGTACGCCGAGCTCTACCGCATCGCGTGGACCGACCCGGCCAACCGGTGGTTGCTGTCGACCGTCCCGACGCTCATGGTCTTCGACGACCACGACGTGCGCGACGACTGGAACACCTCGCAGTCGTGGAAGGAGCAGATGGAGGCCACCTCGTGGTGGCACGACCGGATCGTCGCCGGGCTCGGCTCCTACTGGGTGCACCAGCACCTGGGCAACCTCTCGCCCGCCGAGCGGGCCGAGGACGCGCTGTGGCGCCGGGTGCTCGACCACGAGGAGGCGCTGCGCGACGGGAGCGCGGCGGGTGAGCTCGACCTGACCGACGCCGTCGACGCCCTGGCCGAGCGCGCCGACGCCGACCCCACGTCGTACCGGTGGAGCTTCGCGCGCGACCTGGGCTCGCAGGCGCGGCTGGTCGTGGTCGACTCCCGCGCCGCACGCGTGCTCGACCCCGAGCACCGCTCCATGCTCGACGACGCCGAGATGTCCTGGCTCGACGCGCAGCTGCGCGGCGACGTCGAGCACCTGCTGGTCGGGACCAGCCTGCCCTTCCTGCTGGCGCCGGGCCTGCACCACGTCGAGGCCTTCGGCGAGGCGCTCGCCCAGGGGGCGTGGGGGGAGCGCGCGGGCAGGGTCGGCGAGACGTTGCGCCAGGCCGTCGACCTGGAGCACTGGGCCGCCTTCCAGGACGGCTTCCGCGCGGTCGCCGACATGGTGCTCGAGGTGGCCACCGGCCGTCGTGGGCGCGCCCCGCGGACGGTCACCTTCTTGTCGGGCGACGTCCACCACAGCTACGTCTCCGAGGCCGTCGCGCGCGACCACGAGACCGCGGAGCGCCAGCACAGCCGGATCGTGCAGGCGGTGTGCTCGCCGATCCGCAACCCGCTGCCGCGCCGCATGCGCTTCGCGACGGCCGCGCTGTCCTACGGCCTCGCGGGCCCGATCGGCCACGTCGTCGCGCGCTCGGCCAAGGTGCCCGTCGCCGGGTTGCGGTGGGGGATGGTGCGCGGGCCGTGGTTCGACAACAACCTCGCCTCGCTCGAGGTCACCGACGACGGCCTGCGGCTGTGGTGGGCGCGCGGCGCGGTCGTCGACGACGACCACGACCGGCCGCGGCTGACGTGCGTGGCCGAGGTGCCCCTGGTCGACGAGGACGGCACCGGGGACAGCCTGCGCGGGCTGCGCCGTCGCTTCGCGGCCGGCGGGTCGCTGCTGCGCCGCGGTCGGCGCGAGCGCGAGGGCTGA
- a CDS encoding methyltransferase domain-containing protein, with amino-acid sequence MGTPFDEHAARWQAYTSSPWGRLRYTLVGRTLAGLGSELGPAPWRVLDVGGGDGLDAVPLVAAGHDVVVVDPSPGLLTGAAATGATTVAGGLEDLARSPGHGSHDLVLCHFVLHYRPDLEADLDRLVAAARPGGLVSVVAPNPHGMVLAALVRSGPQAALAQLSAATARTVTFDTDVRKLEVDTVAAALGARGCAVVSHTGGRVANDLVADDALKEDPEWYAALVELEVALHDREPFRRTGAYWHLVVRTPV; translated from the coding sequence GTGGGCACCCCCTTCGACGAGCACGCAGCGCGCTGGCAGGCGTACACCTCCTCCCCCTGGGGGCGGCTGCGCTACACCCTCGTCGGCCGGACGCTGGCCGGGCTCGGCAGCGAGCTCGGACCGGCGCCGTGGCGGGTGCTCGACGTCGGCGGCGGCGACGGCCTCGACGCCGTACCGCTGGTGGCGGCCGGGCACGACGTCGTGGTGGTCGACCCGTCACCCGGGCTGCTGACCGGTGCGGCGGCCACGGGCGCCACGACCGTGGCCGGCGGTTTGGAAGACCTGGCGCGGTCGCCCGGCCACGGGTCGCACGACCTGGTGCTGTGCCACTTCGTGCTGCACTACCGCCCCGACCTCGAGGCAGACCTCGACCGGTTGGTGGCCGCGGCACGCCCGGGCGGCCTCGTCTCGGTGGTCGCGCCCAACCCGCACGGGATGGTGCTCGCGGCACTCGTGCGCTCGGGCCCGCAGGCCGCGCTCGCGCAGCTGTCGGCCGCGACGGCGCGCACGGTGACCTTCGACACCGACGTGCGCAAGCTGGAGGTCGACACCGTGGCAGCCGCACTCGGCGCCCGCGGGTGCGCCGTCGTCTCCCACACGGGCGGCCGGGTGGCCAACGACCTCGTGGCCGACGACGCGCTGAAGGAGGACCCGGAGTGGTACGCCGCGCTCGTCGAGCTGGAGGTCGCGCTGCACGACCGCGAGCCCTTCCGCCGCACGGGCGCCTACTGGCACCTGGTGGTGCGCACGCCCGTGTGA
- a CDS encoding DUF3072 domain-containing protein, producing the protein MTSNTHSNEPTRPADDDTAAGTDQEVLGGPQGSTTEKDPDDWVTGDEPMTGAQRSYLDTLAREAGEEIPADLTKAEASEHIDRLQGATGRQPG; encoded by the coding sequence ATGACCTCGAACACGCATTCGAACGAGCCGACCCGTCCCGCCGACGACGACACCGCCGCGGGGACCGACCAGGAGGTCCTCGGCGGACCGCAGGGCAGCACCACCGAGAAGGACCCCGACGACTGGGTCACCGGCGACGAGCCCATGACCGGCGCACAGCGCAGCTACCTCGACACGCTGGCGCGCGAGGCGGGGGAGGAGATCCCGGCCGACCTCACCAAGGCCGAGGCCTCCGAGCACATCGACCGCCTGCAGGGCGCCACCGGGCGTCAGCCGGGCTGA
- a CDS encoding MOSC domain-containing protein, with product MVALHVAPERGAPTVAVAQVVVEAGAGIVGDRHHGSRHRHVSLQSADALAAAAEVLGRDVPAARTRRNVTVSGPEVPSTPGARIQVGDVLLEVVRVAAPCRVMDEELGPGARPALRRRAGSVLRALTGGTVRVGDPVVELPAGRAGGAAQPG from the coding sequence GTGGTCGCGCTGCACGTCGCGCCCGAGCGCGGTGCCCCGACGGTGGCCGTGGCACAGGTCGTGGTCGAGGCCGGGGCGGGCATCGTCGGCGACCGCCACCACGGCTCGCGGCACCGCCACGTCTCCTTGCAGTCCGCCGACGCCCTCGCCGCGGCCGCGGAGGTCCTGGGACGCGACGTGCCTGCGGCGCGGACGCGCCGCAACGTGACGGTGAGCGGGCCCGAGGTGCCGAGCACCCCGGGGGCCCGGATCCAGGTCGGCGACGTGCTGCTCGAGGTCGTCCGCGTGGCGGCACCCTGCCGGGTCATGGACGAGGAGCTCGGTCCCGGTGCTCGTCCGGCGTTGCGGCGCCGCGCGGGCTCGGTGCTCCGCGCGCTGACCGGCGGCACCGTGCGCGTCGGCGACCCGGTCGTGGAGCTCCCGGCCGGCCGGGCGGGCGGCGCCGCTCAGCCCGGCTGA
- a CDS encoding DUF1232 domain-containing protein, producing the protein MTWAEVWAEVWPPLAAAGAGLALVWGVLVGTLWLRRPDTASLREGLRLLPDVVRLVRRMATGTALPRGVRARLWLLLAYLASPVDLVPDVVPVLGWADDLVVVALTLRAVVRRAGPAALERHWPGTSDGLSLVRALAGLGRATGTAP; encoded by the coding sequence GTGACGTGGGCCGAGGTGTGGGCGGAGGTGTGGCCTCCGCTCGCCGCGGCGGGAGCCGGCCTCGCGCTGGTGTGGGGTGTCCTGGTGGGCACGCTGTGGCTGCGGCGCCCGGACACGGCGAGCCTGCGCGAGGGGCTGCGGCTCCTGCCCGACGTGGTCCGGCTCGTGCGGCGGATGGCGACCGGCACCGCGCTCCCCCGCGGGGTGCGGGCGAGGCTGTGGCTGCTCCTCGCCTACCTCGCCTCGCCGGTCGACCTCGTCCCCGACGTGGTGCCCGTGCTCGGGTGGGCCGACGACCTCGTCGTCGTCGCCCTCACCCTGCGCGCCGTCGTCCGACGGGCGGGCCCGGCGGCGCTCGAGCGGCACTGGCCGGGCACGTCCGACGGGCTCTCGCTCGTGCGCGCGCTGGCCGGTCTCGGTCGCGCGACCGGCACCGCGCCGTAG
- a CDS encoding endonuclease/exonuclease/phosphatase family protein: MAPLPHGRLLALLLCAALTLTTPPVPASASAPATADAAAPAAAHRAPPALTAATARAATAGAAAAPAAVRPRRWRTVSARLQVATFNVLGSQHTRGDPRWLPGWRRARLTARIVRTRGVGIVGFQEVQADQLRTLRRHLDGYALWPRDTLGAGARRLQLAWKRSRFQLLETGSITTPFDRTERPIPVVTLRDRRTGAQLTVVVVHNSPRRQERDRDVATRAQLKLVNRLRRASPRAVFLVGDVNERTEFFCRAVRWTELRAADGGTSTRRGCRPPARPVIDQLYAAGRVEWLRYARSRGSWVRRASDHRFVVATARVSRLVRVRR; this comes from the coding sequence ATGGCACCGCTCCCCCACGGCCGCCTCCTGGCGCTGCTGCTCTGCGCGGCGCTGACGCTCACCACTCCCCCCGTCCCGGCGTCGGCGTCCGCCCCGGCGACGGCCGACGCGGCTGCGCCCGCCGCGGCGCACCGGGCGCCACCGGCCCTCACGGCCGCCACCGCCCGAGCCGCCACCGCCGGAGCCGCCGCCGCGCCGGCCGCGGTGCGTCCTCGCCGTTGGCGCACGGTGTCGGCGCGGCTGCAGGTGGCGACCTTCAACGTGCTCGGCTCCCAGCACACCCGGGGTGACCCACGGTGGCTGCCGGGCTGGCGACGGGCACGGCTCACGGCGCGCATCGTGCGGACCCGCGGGGTCGGGATCGTCGGCTTCCAGGAGGTGCAGGCCGACCAGCTGCGCACCCTGCGCCGCCACCTCGACGGCTACGCGCTCTGGCCCCGCGACACCCTCGGCGCCGGTGCACGACGCCTCCAGCTGGCCTGGAAGCGCTCGCGGTTCCAGCTCCTCGAGACGGGGTCGATCACCACCCCCTTCGACCGCACCGAGCGCCCGATCCCGGTGGTGACCCTGCGCGACCGCCGCACCGGGGCCCAGCTGACCGTCGTCGTGGTCCACAACTCCCCACGCCGGCAGGAACGCGACCGCGACGTGGCGACCCGGGCGCAGCTCAAGCTGGTCAACCGACTGCGACGGGCTTCGCCCCGGGCGGTCTTCCTCGTCGGCGACGTCAACGAGCGCACCGAGTTCTTCTGCCGGGCCGTGCGGTGGACCGAGCTGCGCGCAGCCGACGGCGGCACCTCGACCCGCCGCGGTTGCCGCCCGCCCGCGCGCCCGGTCATCGACCAGCTCTACGCCGCGGGTCGCGTGGAGTGGCTGCGCTACGCCCGCAGCCGCGGCTCGTGGGTGCGCCGCGCCAGCGACCACCGCTTCGTGGTCGCCACCGCCCGTGTCTCCCGCCTGGTGCGCGTGCGCCGGTGA
- a CDS encoding maleylpyruvate isomerase N-terminal domain-containing protein, whose amino-acid sequence MALDEGREACAAAVRGFTGAVDDLDELALLGASRCHGWSRLDVVVHLLDGWSELLGALVSPVDAAPTVDAASYWTAFADGPGG is encoded by the coding sequence GTGGCACTCGACGAGGGCCGTGAGGCGTGCGCCGCCGCGGTGCGCGGCTTCACCGGAGCGGTCGACGACCTCGACGAGCTGGCGCTGCTCGGCGCGTCGCGCTGCCACGGCTGGAGCCGGCTCGACGTCGTCGTGCACCTCCTCGACGGGTGGAGCGAGCTGCTGGGCGCCCTGGTGTCCCCGGTCGACGCGGCCCCGACGGTCGACGCCGCCTCCTACTGGACGGCCTTCGCGGACGGCCCGGGGGGGTGA
- a CDS encoding ATP-binding cassette domain-containing protein, whose protein sequence is MGDERAADRHDVIRVQGAREHNLRGVSVELPKRRLTVFTGVSGSGKSSLVFATIAAESQRLINETYSAFVQGFMPSLARPDVEHLEGLTTAIIVDQERMGANPRSTVGTATDAHAMLRVLYSRLGEPHVGPPTAYSFNVPTRRASGVMTTEKGGRTERKVARQQVYLGGMCPRCEGMGRVDDVDLTALYDAEKTLADGALTVPGYSMDGWYGRLFAGMGLPTDVPVGQFTEQQLQTMLWAEPTKIKVEGVNLTFEGVVPKIQKSMLSKDVEALQPHVRRFVERAVTFRTCPECDGTRLTAEARGSTIAGKSIADLAAMQISDLAAWVRELDEPSVAPLLRGLQHLLDSFCEIGLGYLSLDRPAGTLSGGEAQRTKMIRHLGSPLTDVTYVFDEPTIGLHPHDVERMNQLLLQLRDKGNTVLVVEHKPETIAVADHVVDLGPGAGSAGGTICYEGDVAGLRASDTVTGRHLDDRTRLKETVRERTGVVEVRGASTHNLRDVDVDVPLGVLTVVTGVAGSGKSSLVHGSLAGREGVVVVDQGAIKGSRRSNPATYTGMLEPIRKAFAKATGAKAALFSANSEGACPTCGGAGVILTELGPMATVESPCEECEGRRFRADVLEHTLGGKDIAEVHEMSVAEAREHFSRPDAKVPAAVTVLDRLVDVGLGYVTLGQPLSTLSGGERQRLKLAVQMGEEGEVYVLDEPTTGLHLADVEQLLALLDRLVDSGRSVVVIEHHQAVVAHADWVVDLGPGAGHDGGRVVFEGTPAQLVADRSTLTGQHLAAYVGS, encoded by the coding sequence GTGGGAGACGAGCGCGCGGCCGACCGCCACGACGTGATCCGGGTGCAGGGCGCGCGGGAGCACAACCTGCGCGGTGTCAGCGTGGAGCTGCCGAAGCGGCGGCTCACCGTCTTCACCGGCGTCTCCGGCTCGGGCAAGAGCTCGCTCGTCTTCGCGACGATCGCCGCGGAGTCGCAGCGCCTGATCAACGAGACCTACAGCGCCTTCGTGCAAGGCTTCATGCCCAGCCTGGCCCGCCCCGACGTGGAGCACCTCGAGGGGCTCACGACCGCGATCATCGTCGACCAGGAGCGGATGGGCGCCAACCCCCGCTCGACCGTCGGCACGGCGACCGACGCGCACGCGATGCTCCGCGTCCTCTACAGCCGCCTGGGCGAGCCGCACGTCGGCCCGCCCACGGCGTACTCCTTCAACGTGCCGACCCGCCGGGCGAGCGGCGTCATGACCACAGAGAAGGGCGGTCGCACCGAGCGCAAGGTCGCGCGTCAGCAGGTCTACCTCGGCGGGATGTGCCCGCGCTGCGAGGGCATGGGCAGGGTCGACGACGTCGACCTCACGGCGCTCTACGACGCGGAGAAGACGCTCGCGGACGGCGCGTTGACGGTGCCCGGCTACTCGATGGACGGCTGGTACGGCCGGCTCTTCGCCGGGATGGGGCTGCCGACGGACGTGCCCGTCGGGCAGTTCACCGAGCAGCAGCTGCAGACAATGCTGTGGGCGGAGCCGACCAAGATCAAGGTCGAGGGCGTCAACCTGACCTTCGAGGGAGTCGTCCCGAAGATCCAGAAGTCGATGCTGTCGAAGGACGTCGAGGCGTTGCAGCCGCACGTGCGCCGCTTCGTCGAGCGCGCGGTGACCTTCCGGACCTGCCCGGAGTGCGACGGCACGCGGCTGACGGCGGAGGCGAGGGGCTCGACGATCGCCGGGAAGTCCATCGCGGACCTCGCCGCGATGCAGATCAGCGACCTGGCCGCGTGGGTCCGGGAGCTCGACGAGCCGTCCGTCGCGCCGCTGCTGCGCGGTCTGCAGCACCTCCTCGACTCCTTCTGCGAGATCGGCCTCGGCTACCTCTCGCTCGACCGCCCGGCCGGCACGCTGTCGGGCGGCGAGGCACAGCGCACGAAGATGATCCGCCACCTCGGCTCGCCCCTGACCGACGTGACCTACGTCTTCGACGAGCCCACGATCGGCCTGCACCCCCACGACGTCGAGCGGATGAACCAGCTGCTGCTGCAGCTGCGCGACAAGGGCAACACCGTGCTCGTCGTCGAGCACAAGCCCGAGACGATCGCCGTCGCCGACCACGTCGTCGACCTCGGCCCCGGCGCGGGCTCCGCCGGCGGCACGATCTGCTACGAGGGCGACGTCGCGGGCCTGCGGGCCAGCGACACCGTCACCGGCCGCCACCTCGACGACCGCACGCGCCTGAAGGAGACGGTGCGCGAGCGCACCGGCGTCGTCGAGGTCCGCGGCGCCTCGACGCACAACCTGCGCGACGTCGACGTCGACGTCCCGCTCGGCGTCCTGACGGTGGTCACCGGCGTGGCCGGCTCGGGCAAGAGCTCGCTGGTGCACGGCTCCCTCGCCGGTCGCGAGGGTGTGGTCGTGGTCGACCAGGGCGCCATCAAGGGCTCGCGTCGCAGCAACCCCGCGACCTACACCGGCATGCTCGAGCCCATCCGCAAGGCCTTCGCCAAGGCCACCGGCGCCAAGGCCGCGCTCTTCAGCGCCAACTCCGAGGGGGCCTGCCCGACCTGCGGCGGGGCCGGCGTGATCCTGACCGAGCTCGGACCGATGGCCACCGTCGAGTCGCCCTGCGAGGAGTGCGAGGGGCGCCGCTTCCGCGCCGACGTGCTCGAGCACACCCTCGGAGGCAAGGACATCGCCGAGGTGCACGAGATGTCGGTGGCCGAGGCCCGCGAGCACTTCTCCCGACCCGACGCGAAGGTGCCGGCGGCGGTCACCGTGCTCGACCGGCTCGTCGACGTCGGGCTCGGCTACGTCACCCTGGGCCAGCCGCTCTCGACGCTGTCGGGCGGCGAGCGGCAGCGGCTCAAGCTGGCCGTGCAGATGGGGGAGGAGGGGGAGGTCTACGTCCTCGACGAGCCGACCACCGGCCTGCACCTCGCCGACGTCGAGCAGCTGCTCGCGCTGCTCGACCGGCTCGTCGACTCCGGCAGGTCCGTCGTCGTGATCGAGCACCACCAGGCGGTGGTGGCCCACGCCGACTGGGTCGTCGACCTGGGCCCCGGCGCCGGTCACGACGGCGGCCGCGTCGTCTTCGAGGGCACCCCCGCCCAGCTCGTCGCCGACCGCTCGACGCTCACCGGGCAGCACCTCGCGGCGTACGTCGGGTCGTAG
- a CDS encoding alpha/beta fold hydrolase, with translation MSADAPALHATEVGTAGPRVVFLHGLFGQGRNFTQVAKALEPDLRSVLVDLPNHGRSSWTGSVDYHEVADAVAGWMRSSGDGRTHLVGHSMGGKVAMLVALRHPDLVDRLVVVDIAPAPSDGAGEFEHLLDSLVALDLAGLTRRSEADDALAERIPDARVRGFLLQNLRSADGGFRWQADLDLLRRELAVIAGFPEVTATFDRPVLWVAGERSPYVQPEHEPLMRRLFPRTTSVTIKGAGHWVHSEQPEAFVSALRVFLLADR, from the coding sequence GTGAGCGCCGACGCCCCCGCCCTGCACGCCACCGAGGTCGGCACCGCCGGTCCGCGGGTGGTCTTCCTGCACGGGCTCTTCGGGCAGGGACGCAACTTCACCCAGGTCGCGAAGGCGCTCGAGCCCGACCTGCGCTCGGTGCTGGTCGACCTGCCCAACCACGGCAGGTCGTCGTGGACGGGGTCGGTCGACTACCACGAGGTCGCCGACGCGGTGGCCGGCTGGATGAGGTCCTCGGGCGACGGGCGGACGCACCTCGTCGGGCACTCGATGGGCGGCAAGGTCGCGATGCTCGTCGCGCTGCGCCACCCCGACCTCGTCGACCGGCTGGTCGTGGTCGACATCGCGCCCGCGCCGAGCGACGGCGCGGGGGAGTTCGAGCACCTGCTCGACTCGCTGGTCGCGCTCGACCTGGCCGGCCTGACCCGCCGCTCCGAGGCCGACGACGCGCTGGCCGAGCGGATCCCCGACGCGCGGGTGCGCGGCTTCCTGCTGCAGAACCTGCGCTCCGCCGACGGCGGCTTCCGCTGGCAGGCCGACCTCGACCTCCTGCGCCGCGAGCTGGCGGTGATCGCCGGCTTCCCGGAGGTGACCGCGACCTTCGACCGGCCCGTGCTCTGGGTGGCCGGGGAGCGCTCGCCCTACGTCCAGCCCGAGCACGAGCCGCTCATGCGGCGGCTCTTCCCCCGCACGACCTCGGTGACGATCAAGGGCGCCGGTCACTGGGTGCACTCGGAGCAGCCCGAGGCGTTCGTCTCCGCGCTGCGGGTCTTCCTGCTCGCCGACCGGTGA
- a CDS encoding GNAT family N-acetyltransferase produces MLTLEEIFPPFGLRIACGDVELTVLRDDDLPELVELVRGGIADQGSPMPFLRAWHEEPYEPGSAGAFPATSLAWWWSQRATFAPHGWQLALVVRRAGEVVGLQDLHAEHFAQARHVETGSWLGRAHQGRGTGTLMRRLAVGLAFDGLGAATCGSAYIAGNAASAAVSRKVGYVDNGRQRIVQHTRDGVVGSVEHRVVVTPETFVRPDADVVLEGVGALRRFWGLDA; encoded by the coding sequence ATGCTGACCCTCGAGGAGATCTTCCCGCCCTTCGGCCTGCGCATCGCGTGCGGCGACGTCGAGCTCACCGTGCTGCGCGACGACGACCTGCCGGAGCTCGTGGAGCTGGTCCGCGGCGGCATCGCGGACCAGGGGAGTCCGATGCCGTTCCTGCGCGCCTGGCACGAGGAGCCCTACGAGCCGGGGTCGGCCGGCGCGTTCCCGGCGACCTCGCTGGCGTGGTGGTGGTCGCAGCGCGCCACCTTCGCGCCGCACGGGTGGCAGCTGGCGCTGGTGGTGCGTCGCGCCGGCGAGGTCGTCGGCCTCCAGGACCTCCACGCCGAGCACTTCGCGCAGGCCCGCCACGTCGAGACCGGCTCCTGGCTCGGCCGCGCCCACCAGGGCCGCGGCACCGGCACGCTCATGCGTCGGCTCGCCGTCGGGCTCGCCTTCGACGGGCTCGGCGCGGCGACCTGCGGGTCGGCGTACATCGCCGGCAACGCCGCCTCCGCGGCCGTCAGCCGGAAGGTCGGCTACGTCGACAACGGGCGTCAGCGCATCGTGCAGCACACGCGCGACGGCGTCGTCGGGTCCGTCGAGCACCGCGTCGTCGTCACACCGGAGACGTTCGTGCGTCCTGACGCCGACGTCGTCCTCGAGGGCGTGGGTGCGCTGCGGCGGTTCTGGGGTCTGGACGCGTGA
- a CDS encoding helix-turn-helix domain-containing protein, translating to MSTRGASTGARVRAARTERGLSLSALAAAAGIGKATLSDLEAGRRNPTLDTLYAVAGPLGVPLAALVDDERGAVEVGDGDLTSRRLHVQHDDDVTTEVYLVRVRPGGARTSPAHAVGAHERLVVLSGTGELEVAGHVVELAPGTQHGFAADVAHTYRCTSRVELVAVDVIRTPVRPPGDVERPQRLEGSWGTTLDSPAESE from the coding sequence GTGAGCACCCGAGGAGCGTCGACCGGCGCACGCGTGAGGGCCGCGCGCACCGAGCGGGGGCTCTCGCTCAGCGCGCTGGCGGCCGCGGCCGGCATCGGCAAGGCGACGCTGTCGGACCTCGAGGCCGGTCGGCGCAACCCGACCCTCGACACCTTGTACGCCGTGGCGGGGCCGCTGGGCGTGCCGCTCGCGGCCCTGGTGGACGACGAGCGCGGCGCTGTCGAGGTCGGCGACGGCGACCTGACGTCCCGGCGGCTCCACGTGCAGCACGACGACGACGTGACGACGGAGGTCTACCTGGTGCGTGTGCGCCCCGGCGGGGCACGCACGTCGCCGGCGCACGCCGTCGGCGCCCACGAGCGTCTCGTCGTGCTCAGCGGCACCGGTGAGCTCGAGGTGGCCGGGCACGTCGTCGAGCTCGCGCCCGGCACGCAGCACGGGTTCGCGGCCGACGTCGCGCACACCTACCGTTGCACGTCGCGCGTCGAGCTCGTCGCCGTCGACGTCATCCGCACGCCGGTGCGGCCGCCCGGCGACGTCGAGCGTCCTCAGCGTCTCGAGGGGAGCTGGGGCACCACGCTCGACTCACCCGCCGAGTCAGAATGA